In Flammeovirgaceae bacterium 311, one DNA window encodes the following:
- a CDS encoding glycoside hydrolase 3 domain-containing protein (COG1472 Beta-glucosidase-related glycosidases) — protein sequence MMKRILAVAAATFLSAHACVAQTPVPATEKVVHPFTLEDFYRQDKLLDQQVEQIFGRMSDEQRAGQMIIPAAGRLGKTDAQLDELARKGWMGGVILLNGTVESFKNYVHRFDSISKANGHLPLVYSADAEPSLINRKIGGSTPVPKTAELKDTAEVMAVAHTIAHQLKEIGILYNYAPVTDLSLQNAAIGNRSFGSDPAHVERMNRVFITTSQADGVATTAKHFPGHGLVKGDSHKKLVFIDGPMQEVDVYKGLIQAGVLSIMIGHIAVQNNPKYNTDGQPATLSRAIVTDLLKNEMGFKGIITTDAMNMGAVAAIPNSSLKAAQAGNDIILMPNNEKEAVFSILAQMDKDAAFKQQVYDSVKKIIRFKLALGVIR from the coding sequence ATGATGAAAAGAATATTAGCTGTGGCCGCCGCCACCTTTCTGAGCGCGCATGCCTGCGTGGCTCAAACCCCTGTACCAGCAACCGAAAAGGTGGTGCACCCTTTTACCCTGGAAGATTTTTACAGGCAGGACAAACTGCTGGATCAGCAGGTGGAACAGATCTTCGGCCGCATGAGCGATGAACAGCGGGCAGGACAAATGATCATTCCTGCCGCCGGACGTTTAGGCAAAACCGATGCCCAGCTGGATGAACTGGCCCGCAAGGGCTGGATGGGAGGCGTTATTTTACTGAACGGTACAGTAGAGAGTTTTAAGAACTATGTACATCGCTTCGACAGCATCAGCAAAGCAAACGGACACCTGCCACTGGTATACAGCGCCGATGCAGAGCCCAGCCTGATCAACAGAAAAATTGGTGGGTCTACGCCGGTACCTAAAACTGCCGAGCTGAAAGATACTGCCGAAGTAATGGCTGTTGCTCACACCATTGCCCATCAGCTAAAGGAAATTGGCATATTATATAACTATGCGCCGGTAACTGATCTTAGCCTGCAGAATGCCGCAATCGGCAACCGCAGCTTTGGTTCCGATCCTGCTCATGTGGAGCGCATGAACAGAGTCTTTATTACTACCTCGCAAGCCGATGGCGTAGCCACTACAGCAAAACATTTTCCGGGCCATGGGCTGGTAAAGGGCGATAGTCACAAAAAGCTGGTATTCATTGATGGCCCCATGCAGGAGGTTGATGTTTACAAAGGCCTGATCCAGGCAGGCGTACTAAGTATTATGATAGGGCATATTGCTGTACAGAACAACCCCAAGTACAATACCGATGGCCAGCCAGCTACCTTAAGCCGGGCAATTGTAACCGACCTGCTTAAGAATGAAATGGGTTTCAAGGGAATTATCACCACTGACGCCATGAATATGGGCGCCGTAGCCGCTATTCCAAATTCATCACTAAAAGCCGCGCAGGCCGGCAACGATATTATTCTGATGCCGAACAATGAAAAAGAAGCTGTCTTCTCTATCCTGGCACAAATGGATAAAGATGCAGCCTTCAAACAGCAGGTTTATGATTCGGTAAAGAAGATTATCCGCTTTAAGCTCGCACTTGGAGTAATTCGTTAG
- a CDS encoding ferredoxin (COG0633 Ferredoxin), whose protein sequence is MRVSFVAQITMPSITIQNLDNKTIQVTEMIQSVLQAMGAAGVDWMHACGGKGRCTTCAMRVVEGEENLSTFSEGELRMQRQGRLPKAYRLACQCIVEKGNVVVRVPETSKLPHMPYTD, encoded by the coding sequence ATGCGGGTTTCTTTTGTAGCTCAAATTACAATGCCTTCTATCACAATACAAAATCTGGATAATAAAACGATTCAAGTTACAGAAATGATACAATCAGTGCTGCAGGCAATGGGTGCCGCAGGCGTAGATTGGATGCATGCCTGTGGCGGAAAGGGCCGTTGTACTACCTGTGCTATGCGCGTTGTGGAAGGAGAAGAAAATTTAAGTACATTTTCAGAAGGGGAACTGCGTATGCAACGGCAGGGCCGCCTGCCAAAGGCCTATCGCCTGGCATGCCAGTGTATTGTTGAAAAAGGCAATGTAGTGGTAAGGGTGCCTGAAACAAGTAAGCTGCCCCATATGCCGTATACCGATTAG
- a CDS encoding parallel beta-helix repeat containing protein — MKKTYKNSLPQLIILNQGILLKIIFLAVFICLYINTQAATYYISSTQGDDSRTSTQAQSPNTPWKSLTKLNSFMPNLAPGDIILFRKGDVFEGAINITKSGTSTQPILFSAYGSGSQPVISGFVTLTNWTSAGNGVWESSCSSCGTSVNSVVIDGAAQAMGRYPNSDAPNGGYLSISSHSGNTSISSTQLSSTSNWTGGELVTRTNRWILDRNKITSHSGSTLTYTAASPQFTVQNGYGFFIQNHPGTLDAFGEWYYNSGTKRFRVFFGTTPPTSVLVKVSNVDDLVTISRVSHISFKDLAFQGANINGFKVHGGENIQITNSEINNSGVNGITASVTKGLKVSNTTISYSNNGALYFVPDVSDAIIQNNIIKGTATMAGMGESGNLKYIAMVIHGSNNLVEDNQIKNTGYNAISFMGGSSNHIKNNFIDTFCTLKDDGCGIGTWNNSENAATYTNQKITNNIIINGIGAPQGVANPEHYKAVHGIYMDDNASNVEISGNTVTSCYGTGLFVHNAYNLDVKNNTFFNNNEAQIYFSKDAISTANIRNVNLTNNQFFARTYDQGVAVFKTIADDISLFGTFDHNYYSRPLDDTYIAYTQYVKSGKKQWQAYTLSGWKQAYNKDNSSKKSPAPIQAYTINSLAGSNKVANGSYNSGPSGTSAWSQAGNLTASWNSGGKLDGGAFQAQYNQVATSTNPASLTIPIGAVSSSKHYLVKFSLLGTTETGSVGAYFRKMGAPFTSLSNPKYAPLTTSRSEQEFLVSFPVSESNAALHIELRDQDGTMWLDNVEVHEVNVTLKKPDDYILFEYNASNSSKVVQLNQTYVGINGATYTGSVELAPHSSIILLKAEANAPANKAPVANAGTNQTLTADANGQAKITLDGSGSSDPDGSIVTYTWTKGADTVGTGAKPALNLVTGEHQIMLTVTDNQGATASATVVVTVKAAATLSAPTNLTAAGISSSQIKLQWQETSADEESFILERSTASGFTANLTTVSLPANTTSYQNENLAEGTTYYYRVKAKKGSTESPYSNTILATTNKPPVVSAGADKTITLPANTISITATASDPDGRIASWKWTKLNGPGASLSGLTSATLSASNLLEGSYTFHVEVSDNQGATATDQVTVQVEGAPLTTYYRDADGDGYGSNSDSKEASTIPAGYASRGGDCNDNDAAISPGSTETCGNGIDDNCNGSIDEDCTPDQDPATTEDPSISISDVTLSETEGIAMATLELSHISTKEVRVSYSTLNGTATHPKDFRKVSGSITVPPGNISALITVPIVIDNKAEPTEYFNILLANPVNATISVGSCRVTIEGDNISADFKDSEISGSDKQLNVQVAPNPFSNFFTVHTQSKSNQPVVIRVMDLTGYLIEEIKSGMPSGSYELGHEYRRGSYIVEVIQGNRRVQLKILKT, encoded by the coding sequence ATGAAAAAAACTTACAAAAATTCCCTCCCTCAACTGATTATTCTTAATCAGGGCATTTTATTAAAAATCATATTTCTTGCGGTATTCATATGCTTATACATAAATACCCAGGCCGCTACTTACTATATCTCAAGTACACAGGGCGATGATTCACGAACCAGCACACAGGCACAAAGCCCCAACACTCCCTGGAAATCGCTTACAAAGCTAAATTCATTTATGCCCAACCTTGCTCCAGGAGATATTATCTTATTCAGAAAGGGCGATGTTTTTGAGGGCGCTATCAACATTACAAAGTCAGGCACCTCCACACAACCCATACTGTTTTCTGCATATGGGAGCGGCAGTCAGCCTGTTATAAGTGGTTTTGTCACCCTGACGAACTGGACATCCGCAGGCAATGGGGTATGGGAAAGCAGCTGCTCCTCATGCGGTACTTCTGTAAATTCTGTGGTGATTGACGGAGCAGCCCAGGCAATGGGCCGATACCCAAACAGCGATGCTCCCAATGGCGGCTATCTTTCTATCTCTTCCCATAGCGGTAATACCTCTATTAGCAGTACCCAGCTTTCTTCCACCTCTAACTGGACTGGAGGAGAATTAGTGACCCGCACCAACAGATGGATCCTGGACAGGAATAAGATTACCAGCCATTCCGGATCAACATTAACATACACAGCTGCCTCACCACAGTTTACAGTACAAAATGGTTACGGATTCTTTATTCAGAACCACCCGGGCACCCTGGATGCTTTTGGAGAGTGGTATTATAATTCCGGAACTAAGCGTTTCAGAGTTTTTTTTGGAACCACTCCTCCTACATCGGTTCTTGTAAAGGTTTCTAATGTTGATGATTTAGTAACTATTTCACGTGTTAGTCATATTTCATTTAAAGATTTGGCATTCCAAGGAGCCAACATAAATGGATTTAAGGTTCATGGCGGGGAGAACATTCAAATTACCAACAGTGAAATTAATAATTCTGGAGTGAATGGGATTACTGCTTCTGTTACTAAAGGCCTGAAAGTCAGCAACACTACTATTTCTTATTCTAATAATGGTGCTCTTTACTTTGTACCTGATGTTTCAGATGCCATAATTCAGAATAACATAATAAAAGGCACTGCTACAATGGCAGGCATGGGCGAAAGTGGCAATTTGAAATATATCGCCATGGTGATACACGGCAGCAATAACCTGGTAGAAGATAACCAAATTAAAAATACGGGTTATAATGCCATATCCTTTATGGGAGGAAGCAGCAACCATATTAAAAATAATTTTATAGACACCTTCTGCACCTTAAAAGATGATGGCTGTGGTATTGGTACCTGGAATAACTCAGAAAACGCTGCTACCTACACCAATCAAAAAATCACGAATAACATAATCATTAATGGTATAGGCGCTCCACAGGGTGTTGCCAATCCAGAGCATTATAAGGCTGTGCATGGCATCTACATGGATGACAACGCATCGAATGTTGAGATTTCGGGCAATACAGTAACAAGCTGCTATGGCACTGGCTTATTTGTTCATAACGCCTACAACCTCGACGTTAAAAACAATACATTTTTCAACAATAACGAAGCACAGATTTATTTTTCCAAGGATGCCATCAGCACTGCCAACATCCGAAATGTAAACCTTACCAATAACCAGTTTTTTGCCAGAACTTACGACCAGGGTGTTGCTGTGTTTAAAACAATTGCTGATGACATCAGCCTTTTTGGCACCTTTGACCACAACTATTACAGCCGCCCCTTAGACGACACCTATATTGCTTATACCCAGTATGTAAAATCCGGGAAAAAGCAGTGGCAGGCGTATACGCTTAGCGGATGGAAACAAGCTTATAATAAAGACAACTCTTCCAAGAAGAGCCCTGCACCAATTCAAGCCTATACCATAAACAGCCTGGCAGGCTCCAATAAAGTTGCTAACGGCAGCTACAATAGTGGCCCATCAGGCACCAGCGCATGGTCTCAGGCTGGCAACCTTACTGCATCCTGGAATAGTGGCGGAAAATTAGATGGCGGCGCCTTTCAGGCTCAATATAACCAGGTGGCTACTTCTACCAATCCCGCTAGTTTAACAATTCCTATTGGAGCGGTTTCCAGCAGCAAACACTACCTTGTAAAATTTAGCCTGCTGGGCACAACAGAAACCGGTTCGGTTGGAGCATACTTCAGAAAAATGGGAGCTCCTTTTACCAGCTTAAGCAATCCTAAATATGCCCCACTTACCACTTCCCGCAGTGAACAGGAGTTCTTAGTATCATTTCCAGTATCTGAAAGTAATGCCGCCCTTCACATAGAACTAAGAGATCAGGATGGCACTATGTGGCTGGACAATGTAGAGGTTCACGAGGTAAATGTTACGCTAAAAAAGCCAGATGATTATATTTTATTTGAATACAATGCCTCTAATTCCTCTAAGGTAGTTCAGTTAAACCAAACCTATGTAGGCATCAACGGTGCTACCTATACAGGCTCTGTAGAACTGGCGCCGCACAGCTCTATTATTCTGCTGAAAGCCGAAGCAAATGCGCCTGCCAATAAGGCTCCGGTTGCCAATGCGGGCACCAATCAGACCTTGACAGCAGATGCCAACGGCCAGGCTAAGATTACCCTGGATGGCAGTGGTTCTTCCGATCCGGACGGTTCAATTGTTACTTACACCTGGACCAAAGGTGCCGATACAGTTGGAACTGGCGCTAAACCTGCTTTAAACCTGGTAACAGGTGAGCACCAGATAATGCTTACCGTTACCGATAACCAGGGCGCAACGGCAAGTGCCACTGTAGTAGTTACTGTAAAAGCAGCCGCCACTCTTTCCGCCCCTACCAACCTGACAGCAGCTGGTATCAGCAGCAGCCAGATTAAGCTGCAGTGGCAGGAAACAAGTGCCGATGAGGAAAGCTTTATTCTGGAGCGAAGCACTGCCTCTGGCTTTACAGCTAACCTTACCACTGTTAGTCTGCCCGCAAATACTACCAGCTATCAGAATGAAAATTTAGCCGAAGGAACAACTTACTATTACCGGGTAAAGGCAAAGAAAGGGAGCACTGAATCTCCATACTCAAATACCATCCTTGCTACCACCAACAAACCTCCCGTTGTTAGTGCAGGAGCAGACAAAACCATAACGCTTCCGGCTAACACCATATCTATCACAGCTACTGCCTCTGATCCGGATGGCCGGATCGCCAGTTGGAAATGGACTAAACTGAATGGCCCCGGCGCCAGTTTAAGCGGCCTTACTTCCGCAACCTTATCCGCCTCCAATCTGCTCGAAGGCAGCTATACCTTTCATGTGGAAGTAAGCGATAACCAGGGAGCCACCGCTACCGATCAGGTAACTGTTCAGGTAGAGGGAGCTCCACTTACTACCTATTATCGCGATGCAGATGGTGATGGATATGGCTCAAACAGCGATTCAAAAGAAGCCTCTACAATTCCTGCGGGTTATGCCAGCAGGGGCGGCGACTGTAATGACAATGATGCTGCCATCAGTCCCGGCAGCACTGAAACATGTGGTAATGGAATTGATGACAACTGCAACGGATCCATTGACGAAGACTGCACTCCGGATCAGGATCCTGCTACCACAGAAGACCCGTCCATTAGCATTAGTGATGTTACCTTATCTGAAACAGAGGGCATCGCCATGGCTACCCTGGAGCTTTCGCACATAAGCACTAAGGAGGTTCGGGTAAGTTATAGCACGTTGAATGGAACAGCTACCCATCCTAAAGATTTCAGGAAAGTATCAGGCAGTATTACTGTACCTCCAGGCAATATCAGTGCCCTGATCACAGTACCTATCGTAATTGATAACAAAGCAGAACCTACTGAATATTTCAATATTCTGCTGGCAAACCCGGTAAATGCCACTATTTCTGTTGGCTCCTGTAGGGTAACCATAGAAGGCGACAACATCAGTGCAGACTTTAAAGATTCAGAAATATCGGGCAGTGATAAACAACTTAATGTGCAGGTAGCCCCTAACCCTTTCAGCAATTTCTTTACCGTACATACACAAAGCAAAAGCAATCAGCCTGTCGTCATCAGGGTAATGGATCTTACCGGATATCTAATTGAAGAAATTAAAAGTGGAATGCCGTCAGGCTCTTATGAGCTAGGACACGAATACCGTAGGGGCAGCTACATAGTAGAAGTTATTCAGGGCAACAGAAGAGTACAGCTAAAAATACTGAAGACCTAA
- a CDS encoding hypothetical protein (COG0635 Coproporphyrinogen III oxidase and related Fe-S oxidoreductases) → MAGIYLHIPFCRQACFYCDFHFSTNLKPKQALLQALHQEASMQQHYLSGELVETVYFGGGTPSLLEAEETGSLLQHLQQLFNIKEGAEITLEANPDDLTQEKLQALRQLGVNRLSIGIQTFSQPVLQGLNRAHTAAQAHACVPLARAAGFNNISIDLMYGLPGQTEEIWQQDLALALALRPEHISAYCLTIEPKTAFGKWTERGQLHPPGEEVGEQQYLMLTQALLQAGYEHYEVSNFSLPGYHSRHNTAYWLQKKYLGLGPGAHSYNLDSRQYNIRNNALYIKKLQVGELAQEGEILKREDHINEYLMTGLRTSWGIDLQYLKDQWQHDLQHQNQGYLQEMQARGQARVENNRLFLTEEGRLLADEITARLFIV, encoded by the coding sequence ATGGCTGGAATCTACTTACATATCCCTTTTTGCCGCCAGGCATGCTTCTATTGCGACTTTCACTTCAGCACTAACCTGAAGCCAAAGCAGGCTTTGCTGCAGGCCCTGCACCAGGAGGCTAGCATGCAGCAGCATTACCTGTCCGGAGAGCTGGTAGAAACCGTTTATTTTGGGGGCGGCACACCTTCCCTGCTTGAGGCAGAAGAGACAGGAAGTCTGCTGCAGCACCTGCAGCAACTTTTTAATATAAAGGAAGGGGCCGAAATTACCCTGGAAGCCAATCCTGATGATCTGACGCAGGAAAAGCTGCAGGCCCTGCGCCAGCTGGGGGTAAACCGTCTGAGTATAGGCATCCAAACCTTCTCCCAGCCGGTGCTGCAGGGGCTGAACCGGGCGCATACTGCAGCGCAGGCCCATGCCTGTGTGCCACTGGCCCGTGCTGCAGGCTTTAATAACATTAGTATAGACCTGATGTATGGCCTGCCCGGGCAAACAGAGGAGATCTGGCAGCAGGATCTGGCGCTGGCCCTTGCACTACGGCCCGAGCATATATCGGCCTACTGCCTTACCATAGAGCCTAAAACTGCCTTTGGCAAATGGACAGAGCGGGGGCAGCTGCACCCACCTGGCGAAGAAGTAGGCGAACAGCAATACCTGATGCTCACCCAAGCCCTGCTACAGGCGGGCTACGAGCATTACGAGGTGTCGAATTTTAGCCTGCCGGGCTACCATTCCCGCCATAATACCGCATACTGGCTGCAAAAAAAATACCTGGGGCTGGGGCCGGGGGCTCATTCCTACAACCTGGATTCCCGGCAATACAACATCCGCAACAACGCACTCTATATTAAAAAGCTGCAGGTGGGAGAACTGGCCCAGGAGGGGGAGATCCTGAAGCGCGAGGATCACATTAATGAATACCTGATGACGGGCCTTCGAACCAGCTGGGGAATAGACCTGCAGTATCTAAAAGACCAGTGGCAGCACGATCTGCAGCATCAGAATCAGGGTTACCTGCAGGAGATGCAGGCAAGGGGCCAGGCCAGGGTGGAGAACAACCGCCTGTTTCTTACAGAAGAAGGCCGGCTGCTGGCCGATGAAATTACCGCCAGGCTATTTATTGTGTAA
- a CDS encoding DNA repair protein RecO (COG1381 Recombinational DNA repair protein (RecF pathway)) gives MLHKTRGIVLSHIRYRETSIIVKIYTEALGLQSYIVNGVRSSGNARSGGSRMGLYQPLTLLELVVYYQDKAGLQRIKEIKCSDPFMQLPMDFQKTGIAMFLTEMLGKVMKGEESNPQLFQFLHSSIRILDSQQGGVQNFHLQFLLKLSGYLGFATPSADDFLVEVGPYISADATDREAVERLLLEPYGSSIPLNGERRRHVLQLILQFYRLHVADFGELKSLPVLQEMQA, from the coding sequence ATGCTCCATAAAACACGCGGAATTGTACTTAGCCATATTCGCTACCGCGAAACATCTATTATTGTAAAAATATACACAGAGGCGCTTGGCCTGCAGTCGTACATTGTAAATGGGGTGCGCAGCAGCGGTAATGCGCGTAGTGGCGGCAGCCGTATGGGGCTTTACCAGCCGCTTACCCTGCTGGAGCTGGTGGTGTATTACCAGGATAAGGCTGGCCTGCAGCGCATCAAAGAAATTAAGTGCTCCGATCCCTTTATGCAGCTGCCCATGGATTTTCAGAAAACGGGCATTGCCATGTTTTTAACTGAAATGCTGGGCAAGGTGATGAAGGGCGAAGAATCCAACCCGCAATTATTTCAGTTTTTGCACAGTTCTATCCGGATACTCGATAGCCAGCAGGGAGGAGTCCAGAATTTTCACCTGCAGTTTTTGCTGAAACTATCGGGCTACCTTGGTTTTGCCACGCCTTCGGCAGATGATTTCCTGGTAGAGGTGGGCCCGTATATTTCTGCCGATGCCACAGACCGTGAAGCAGTAGAGCGACTGCTCCTGGAACCTTATGGCAGCTCCATTCCGCTTAATGGAGAGCGGCGCCGGCATGTGCTGCAGCTTATTCTGCAGTTTTACCGCCTGCATGTGGCCGATTTTGGCGAACTAAAGTCTCTGCCGGTGCTGCAGGAAATGCAGGCGTAA
- a CDS encoding transcriptional regulator (COG3292 Predicted periplasmic ligand-binding sensor domain), translated as MTKLLPLLMLLFFSAGARAQDDIPIGSWRTHFSYAQVHEVALAGSRVYAASENGFFYYDKPSNEVVELGPLRGFSDAGVSTLQWQAQSSLLLIGYGSGNIDLLQNGKVINIPTIRNANIAGSKAIRSAAFRGDSVILATDYGISILQLPQARLADSYLNLGPEGISVEVYGVAVLEDTLFAATDRGLIANRMSGSVNLNDFRSWRRWGAESGLPEEGTHFVVTIGEQLWSANRAGGLYQKSGAFWLPAAFNEADSIVDLQVAEAGDALIITTSQAVYRYLPGQHTYSIVSSEPIREPLTAVQDAAGIYWVGEAFNGLLTNAEGSFSRRSPDGPISDAVSGLRYAYGQVLALYGGSTANGNPLGRRGFSAFTTTRGWTNFHPQQRAGVLPMPDAQDLVAAAFSTADNSWYLASYGDGLLSWRPEDNTFTLYSLNTEGVSFSGSRDLPGRVLLSGVGVDRGGRVWMSSYNSNRPLHRFNPAELSWQAYLEGNTTAAGAQQLIIPYTNDIWLRLRPRRNNTEGILVFNPEKQPELRTLNENLGRGGLTSNQVYSLQEDLEGSVWVGTQDGVVYVPNPAAVLTQNDVDAALPIYQQRPLLDESLITAIAVDGGNRKWIGTRSGVWLVGDAGDTLYQHFTAANSPLPSNNILAIAIHQQTGEVFIATDQGLVSYRSGATAGGISHAAAIKIFPNPVRPGYRGQVGITGLVQDAVVKITDTAGYLVRELGAEGGTAAWDLRDSRGNEVATGIYLVFSANALGTEALVGKLAVVR; from the coding sequence ATGACAAAGCTGCTGCCCCTTTTGATGCTACTTTTTTTTTCTGCTGGAGCCCGGGCGCAGGATGATATCCCTATCGGTAGCTGGCGAACGCATTTTTCTTATGCTCAGGTGCATGAGGTGGCTCTGGCAGGCAGCAGGGTGTATGCAGCCAGTGAAAATGGCTTTTTTTACTATGATAAGCCCTCGAATGAAGTAGTAGAGCTGGGGCCGCTGCGTGGTTTTAGCGATGCGGGTGTAAGCACCCTTCAGTGGCAGGCACAAAGCAGTCTGTTATTGATTGGTTATGGCAGTGGTAATATAGATCTGCTTCAGAACGGCAAGGTAATCAACATTCCCACCATCCGTAATGCAAACATAGCGGGGAGTAAAGCAATCCGTTCGGCTGCTTTTCGGGGAGATTCGGTGATTCTGGCCACAGATTATGGTATCAGTATTTTGCAGCTGCCGCAAGCCCGGCTGGCCGACAGCTACCTGAACCTGGGTCCGGAAGGCATAAGCGTAGAGGTTTATGGAGTAGCTGTTTTAGAAGATACTCTCTTTGCGGCTACCGACAGGGGCTTAATTGCCAACAGAATGAGCGGCAGTGTTAATCTGAATGATTTCAGGAGCTGGCGCCGCTGGGGTGCTGAAAGCGGGCTGCCGGAGGAGGGCACCCACTTTGTAGTGACCATCGGAGAGCAGCTGTGGTCGGCAAACAGGGCAGGAGGCCTTTATCAGAAATCGGGTGCCTTCTGGCTGCCTGCGGCTTTCAATGAAGCAGATAGCATTGTGGACCTGCAGGTGGCAGAAGCGGGCGATGCACTGATTATTACAACCAGCCAGGCAGTTTATCGTTACCTGCCCGGGCAGCACACCTATTCAATAGTATCTTCGGAACCAATAAGGGAGCCCTTAACCGCTGTGCAGGATGCTGCCGGCATATATTGGGTTGGCGAAGCCTTTAATGGCCTGCTTACAAATGCAGAGGGGAGTTTTTCCCGCCGAAGCCCGGACGGCCCCATCAGTGATGCCGTCAGTGGTCTGCGGTATGCCTATGGCCAGGTGCTTGCGCTGTATGGAGGTTCTACTGCGAACGGAAATCCGCTGGGCAGAAGGGGCTTTAGCGCTTTTACCACCACCAGGGGCTGGACCAATTTCCATCCGCAGCAACGGGCAGGCGTTCTCCCAATGCCCGATGCACAGGATCTGGTAGCGGCTGCTTTTTCTACTGCTGATAACAGCTGGTATCTGGCTTCTTATGGGGATGGCTTGTTGTCGTGGCGGCCGGAGGATAATACTTTTACGCTCTACAGCCTGAATACAGAAGGGGTAAGCTTTTCGGGCTCCAGGGATTTGCCTGGCCGGGTGCTGCTAAGTGGAGTGGGTGTAGACAGAGGGGGCAGGGTATGGATGAGCAGCTACAACAGCAACCGTCCTTTGCACCGTTTTAATCCTGCTGAATTGAGCTGGCAGGCCTACCTGGAGGGAAATACCACGGCAGCCGGGGCGCAACAGCTGATCATACCCTATACTAATGATATTTGGCTGCGGCTACGGCCCCGCCGGAATAATACAGAGGGTATTCTGGTGTTTAACCCTGAAAAACAGCCTGAGCTGCGCACATTAAACGAGAATCTGGGCAGGGGAGGCCTCACCTCCAACCAGGTGTATAGCCTGCAGGAAGATCTGGAAGGAAGTGTTTGGGTAGGTACCCAGGATGGTGTTGTGTACGTGCCGAACCCTGCAGCAGTACTTACCCAAAATGATGTGGATGCGGCTTTGCCAATTTATCAGCAACGGCCCCTGCTGGACGAATCGCTTATTACAGCCATTGCGGTAGATGGAGGCAACCGTAAATGGATTGGTACCCGCAGCGGCGTTTGGCTGGTGGGCGATGCCGGCGATACACTCTACCAGCATTTTACTGCAGCAAACAGCCCGCTGCCCTCCAACAACATACTTGCCATTGCCATTCATCAGCAAACAGGGGAGGTGTTTATCGCTACCGACCAGGGCCTGGTAAGCTACCGCAGTGGCGCTACAGCCGGTGGCATTTCTCATGCTGCTGCCATTAAAATTTTTCCTAACCCGGTGCGCCCCGGCTACAGAGGGCAGGTGGGTATTACCGGTCTGGTGCAGGACGCCGTGGTAAAAATTACAGATACCGCCGGTTACCTGGTGCGGGAGCTGGGGGCAGAAGGAGGAACCGCTGCCTGGGATTTACGCGATAGCCGGGGGAATGAAGTTGCCACCGGTATATACCTGGTTTTTAGTGCCAATGCGCTGGGAACCGAGGCCCTGGTAGGGAAGCTGGCCGTTGTACGGTAA
- a CDS encoding thymidine kinase (COG1435 Thymidine kinase), with product MFIEPKISGTAATGKAGWIEVICGSMFSGKTEELLRRLNRVMIARQKVEIFKPAIDTRYHEHNVVSHNANSIRSTPVQFSEDILLLAGNCDVVGIDEAQFFDDALVEVCTKLASSGKRVIVAGLDMDFSGKPFGPMPQLLAIAEYVTKVHAICIKCGDIAHYSYRLTPNQKTVMLGEKDTYEARCRRCFLKGPKAEQII from the coding sequence ATGTTTATTGAACCAAAGATTTCAGGTACCGCCGCAACGGGCAAGGCAGGCTGGATAGAAGTGATCTGTGGCTCCATGTTCAGCGGTAAAACCGAGGAGCTGTTGCGCCGCCTCAACCGGGTAATGATTGCCCGGCAAAAAGTGGAAATTTTTAAGCCGGCCATTGATACCCGCTACCACGAACACAACGTGGTATCGCATAATGCTAATTCTATTCGCTCTACCCCCGTGCAGTTTTCTGAAGACATACTGCTGCTGGCAGGCAACTGCGATGTGGTGGGCATAGACGAAGCCCAGTTTTTTGATGATGCACTGGTAGAGGTATGTACCAAGCTGGCCAGCAGCGGCAAAAGAGTTATTGTGGCAGGGCTCGATATGGACTTTAGCGGCAAGCCTTTCGGCCCCATGCCCCAGCTGCTGGCCATTGCCGAGTATGTAACTAAGGTACATGCCATTTGCATCAAGTGCGGCGATATTGCCCATTACTCCTACCGGCTCACCCCCAATCAAAAAACAGTGATGCTGGGCGAGAAAGATACCTATGAAGCCCGCTGCCGGCGTTGTTTTCTGAAAGGCCCCAAAGCCGAGCAAATAATATAA